The nucleotide window aaCTTGGTACACTTGGAAATGGGCTCGCGAATGCAATACAAGAGGCTTCACTGGACCCTCTACGAGGCCATTCCCGGCACGCGCAAGCGTGTGCCAGGGCTCGGCGTCTGTAGGAGCAAATGTAAAAGTATATTGAGCTCTTTTTCAGGTCATCATCCATGAAACATACCTGCTCTTCATGGGTTCCAAGCTACTAGGAGAGAAAGCAACGAGGAAGACGTCCTGACAAGAGGAatgccggccggccggccacagTCCGACAGCTCCATGCCCCCCCAACTTGTGCCTTGGGCTGCCACCGTTCGGTTTTAGTGGCCTCCACACCTTCTCCGACGTCTGGGCTGTCCAGTCTGGCCTGGCACAAGCCTTCGGGTCGGTCGTCGCCAGGCTGCTGACGAAGTTATGCTGTCCCCGTAACCGGATGGGAGTAGGTTGCTTGGGACGCGAGGCAATGGGCGGGGTAGTAGGCTCCTCCTGTACACTCTCCGATCGAGAGGAAAGAAGTTGGGATTCGGATCAGATGTCAGCCCTCGTTGCAATGCCGCTGTGGGCCAACCCAGCGTGTCTCGGAAGAAGCGTCCGACAGGCATCGAGGATGCAAAGAAGCGGTATTGTATATGGCATGGAAAGAGGGATATTCCCAGTTCTGAAGAAGCCAGCACGGCAAGGGCAAAGGGGGTCCAGACGCTGGTTTCTCCAACGATTCGTGAATGCTAAGCACTCTTCCCGAAGTCTTCCATGtgctcgccctcgagccgGGGCGACCAGTCGGCCGCAGTCGCTGAAGGCTGGGATCGACCAGTGGCCCCCCCGAGGGACTCAGCATGAGAGGGGCCGAGGCGCCAGATGGGCAGCGGTGCCTCTAGTCTAATTAGGTAGCGTGCGCTTTCGCAGCAGACTCAGGAAAGGGTTAGGTCACTACAgaaacccccctccccccccatctATTTCTAGGCTGTGCCCCCACTGTCTTCGCTGCAGtagcagcaggagcagcaggagcagcaggagcatCAGGAGCACTTTCATAGCTTCGATATGCATTCAACGCTGGCTTCTGGATAGGTACTAACAGGCATGGCATCGCAGAGACAGGATtaggagggaggggggaacgGTAGAGACAGAGATGACGGGCAAGATGGCCAGCCAAGTGGCTGCTCTTCAGTAAGCAGTCTCACAAGTCAAAAAGCAGTGCGGAGACTGACTGTTCGGTGAAATCCACATCCACCTCCCGCATTTTGCATTTGTGAGCCTGACAAgcagtgagtgagcgagctCTTTCACAGCAGGTTCCCAAAGGCTAGGTACCTACAGAGTAGATGCTAGAGAGCAGAGAAGAGAGCGCCAGGTCGGGCCCGACCCATGGATGTCCCACTCTCGGCCCACCCTGAATCCCACTCCAACTCCAACTCCCACACACCCACCACTCCTCGACgtcccctctcctcccctcccctctcccctcccccctctgcCCCTGTCCGAGGCACGGCATAACTACGTACCAGccagagggagagggagagagacacacacCAAGACGCGCAAGAGCCGTTCTTTGTCTACCTACAGCCTATAGCCTACGCAATGCCCTCCACTCTCCCGCCCGCGACAAGAGATCCCTCCCGACGCCGCAACCTGTGCGATGACTTCTTCCCGTTTtcccctcgacgccgtctgtACATACCTCCCCTACTTGATCAAAACCCCAGTTGTATCGAGTCGGTAGCTCAGTCATCGAAACCTTCGTCCTTCATCTCAACTTTCTACCTACACTACCTGATAAACCTCTTTCCCACTTAGTACATCCAACACATACCCAAAAACACAGGCCAAAATCAATACCCGGTGTGCACAGGGAATACGGGGTTTGGTTTACCTACACGAGCGCCCTGCCTCTCTTCGTGGCGTATCCGTTCGTACCAGGTACTTTACAATTTGGTGACCGAGTCGGCGGGCAAGCAGCCACCCAGTCAGAGacgagagaggaggaggtcgagtGCAAGTGCGGTAGACAAGACAACTGCAGGCCAGGCGAACGTGGGGAAATTCCCAGCTGGTGACCCTCGACTCGCCGAATCCGAAACCTTCACTTTCCCCAAGGAagctttttttcttcctttcttctctcttACTCTCCttctcacacacacatacaccaCGCACAAACCTATTCCTCTTTTCCAGAGCATTTGCCGGCTTTCACATGGCTGCCAGCACAGTGTCGCCCATTGCGACTCGGAGTCCCTTCACATCGATGAATCCCACGACAACAGAGCACGACTTTCGCTTCCCGCGAAGGCCTGACGACCACTACGGCGGTACATCTCATTCACAGGCGCATTCCAAGGCCAGCCCCAGCGACCTGCCCGCTGGTCTCCGGGATCTACGACTCGACCTCTCTGCGGCTCTGTACCCCGATGCGCACGACGAATTGCTGAAAAACTCAgatttcccccccttccagaaGGCGACCATGGACTCATACAAGAGCCCTGAGGAGTTGCAGAGGGAGGACCCTTTGGCGACCCAGGTGTGGAAGTTCTTCAGCAAGACGAAGCACATGCTGCCAAACCAGCAGCGCATGGAGAACCTGACATGGAGAATGATGGCCTTCAACCTGCGCAGGAAAcagcaagaggaggagaaagcAAGGTCAGGAATCTCACCCGTCCATGTTCATTATTTCGCTACAATCatttttttcttcatttTTGTCCCCTTTTGCACCATCTACCAGCGCCGTTCGTTTCTGTGCCATGccgggaaggggaagaaaagaCCCGGCTAACCTCTGTGGGATGATGTAGGCTCGCTCGATCTGCGCCGGCGCCTGCACCACCGCCAGCCGCTACGCCCGCTGCGACGTTCAGTGCCAACCCACCCAGCGGCATTGCCCAGTTGCGCAAGTCGTCGGAACAGAATGTGAACCACTCAGACCCCATGAACCTCGACGATTTTATCTTTTCCGACAATCTTGCGACGCCCGTCACGAACCCTTCGCCTCTGCCGCACAagctggaggagaggagcCAACACCAGGTGCACTCTTCCTTCTCGTCGGCCATTCCCATCAAATCGCGCAAAGATCCGGCCCTCCAGCAGCAGTTTGTCCCGCAATCCgtccctttccctccccaTCACCAGAGAACCCATGACGAATTCAACTACGTTACCCGGCACCACCGCAAAACGAGTATTGACGAGCGACGGGTGAGCCGACCTTTTCCTTGTATCCCATCCCGCTGCAACCCAGCCAAACGAGGCACATGCCAATTATTGTGTCGTtctgtttttctttttctttttctttcatTTTTGGGCACGCCCAACCTTGACTTGACATCTGCCTTGTTCTCTTGGGCTTCCTCCTATCTTGCGCAACCCCCCGGGCGCTTCACCGACATCGTGTTAGTGCCCTTTCTGCTTTCACTGTGCTGACACCCATTCGCACTTAGACCCGTAAGCGTCCGGCCGACTTTTCTCCTCATGTGCCCGCCGTGAACAGCACAACGACAACCACCAATGACTTGGACACCGACTCGGAGCTGCACGAATACTCGCTCGATAACGCCAACGGATCCAACATGTCGCAAAATTCGCATCAGGCGGGCGTTCCCTTCCCTCTCGATACCTACAACATCGAGAACGACCCTATCATCACGTCTGCTGGCCCCTTCCAGCAGaacttctccttctcgccttcctcctctcccatGATATCCCACGGCCCTTTCTCTACCGCCTACAATGCATCTTCGGTTCAGTCTTCCTCTTTGAACCCGTCGGATTTCTATTCCCCGCCGGGATCGGCTTATCATTCCACTGTGTCGACGCCGCACCCCATGCCCGATAACGACGGTTTCTACTTTGGATCTATGGACGTGCGCAGCCAAAGACAGCAGTCTTTCCGGCAAGGCCCTCAGAGCATCGGCAATCAAATGAACGGGCAGTTCATGTACAACACACAGAATGGAAACCCCATGTTCCCGGCATCAGCACCCGCCGCCGAATCTGTATCTGCCTTCAGCGCCGCGCCCAGCCCCTTTGGACACATCGACCCGACCCAAGTCTTCCAGCCCGATCACCCCGTCCGCTCCCCTGGCATGTCTATGCCCAATGAAGGCATGTTCACCTTCGGCgcggactcggacgaggaggatggtgGTGCCTTTGCGGACCGCAACCTGGTCATGTCTCAGGACTTTTCGCCTGGTCCCATGGATGACAGCAACTCGTTGGGTTGGGATCCGACCCTGCCAGGTCAGTACAGTACGCAGGCTGCACGATACCCTGGTGGTCCGCCCCGAAAGCAGGTCACCATTGGTGGTACCACGACGGATTACGTCGAAACCAACGATTGGGAAGGTGGCAGCCTACCGCGGTCGCAGTCCTTCAGGCAAGGCTCCGACAGGAGAGGCGGCAAGGTTCCACGCACGGCTTCGACGCCTGCGGGACATCTGGGAAGGAATGGAAACCCATTTGATCGAATGGCACAGTCCACGCCCAACTCTCCACCCGAGAACAACGGCACCGTGTCTGGATACTCCTCTGTCGCCCCCAGTCGACCCTCATCCCCACCTGGCTCGAAGCAGGGCTCCACGACCAACCTGCAGGCGGCTGCGGGCAGCCAAGGGGAAGGAAACGCACCTACGACGTGCACAAACTGTTTTACTCAGACAACGCCGCTTTGGCGACGAAACCCCGAGGGTCAACCCCTTTGCAACGCTTGCGGTCTGTTTTTGAAACTCCATGGTGTTGTTCGGCCGTTGAGTTTGAAGACGGATGTCATCAAGAAGAGGAACCGTGGCTCGGGCGCGAGCTTACCCGTCGGCGGCACGAGCACGAGATCGAAGAAGAGCGCCACAGCACATGCGTCTGGGCCAGGCTCCCGCAAGAACTCTACTCTTGCCATCTCCACTCCGGCCAACCACGTCACGACCCCGCCTGCTGCCACTCGGGCCAGCAGCGCCAACGAGGGAGAGAGCCCTGCCAGCGGTGCCGCGTCGGGAGGCAACACCGCCGGCAGCACGCCGACAAGCTACGGGACCGGCTCGTCTaccggcgctgctgctggtgggAAAGGGGTTGTGCCAATTGCTGCAGCCCCGCCTAAGAACACACCCGGCCCTGGGGCTGCTGCTCTCGCTCGTAATGTCGGcacatcctcgtcttctaGCTCCTCGAAGCGCCAGCGTCGTCACAGCAAGAGTGCCGGCAGCGAAGGCGTTGCGAACATGGACGTTGACAGCCCCGAGACGTCTATGGGCTCTCCCAACGAGGCTGCGAAATCACTGGGATCCGCCACCGGTCTTGCTAGCATGCCGACAGCTGGCTCACTGGGTTTGGCTAATGGCTTTGGTATGACTCAGCGTCCCATGATGGGCACAGGCATGATGGGGATGCCCAGCGGCCAGAATGGCCAGATGATGAATCCTGGTGGTCCAACCTCGGGCCCACAGGAATGGGAGTGGCTCACGATGAGTCTCTGAGGCACCTGTGAACCACATTCTTGTCGATCGCCGACACGTTCGCAAGATTTGACACAGTATGCTGGATGTTGGCGGAGCTATCTTACCAActggggggtttttttttttttttggtctCTTCCCGTTTTCCTTTCGACCATAAATCGATTCCGGGATGCGCCTCGTTTACGACTTGAATTGAGTTGGCCAGGGCGAACGGATTATTTCACGGGTTGATTTTACGAAATTCTGCTTGATACCACCATGACCCCGAAGTTGGTCTTTGCGCGGCGGTCTTCTGCTTTTGGGCCGTCTATGTATGGGAAGATAATGGAGGGCGACCTGATGTGTTTACTCGATATCCTACAATCGTGGCTGGCGATCTGCGTGGGTTTCTCTGTGTCCATCTGACCACAAGATCAACCAGACTTTGCCAGCAGCGAAATACGACGTAATGCGCCGAGTAATGAGTGGCTTGATGAAGACGATTGGATGCTGAGGAGATTCACAACGTTGTTAAAGAGTGGCAATATTGTTGGAGCATGATGGGGGATTCAGCTGGGTCAACACTGAAGCGTATGGTTACTTTGCCGAGGCGTCGTTGTACTTTTGGGGCGGTTCGAACTTGTTATTTTGAAATGGTTCAAGAGCGGAGATCTCGACGAGCACCGGTTGTGCGTGGCCTTCTCTTTTGTCTTTTTTCCACGACCGAAGGGGGAGACTACTGGGAGCACTTTTGAATGTTTTTACAACTAGAGCTATGTACCCGCCCGGATGATATAAAGATACCTCTTCGTACTTCACCCAAGTCTCCCTTATATGTTGACTGTCGGACAGTATGGAATTGTGCTGGGACTGATCTCGAGTAGCATGGCTTGGAGCAGAGCAAGTTAGGCAGGGTATTCAGTCGATTACCACTGGGGCGTGGGTTTGACGCCACATCACTCTTCCGGACTCCATCTTGTATGAACGAAGGCAATTGTCCGTCAGCAGATAGCAAAGGCTTGGTGGACCTTCGGAGGTCCCGAGATTCCGGGAAGGCGAGACATTGGGTGCGAGGGGCCGATCCGGGTTGTCTCCCTGCATGAGCTCCCGCACACCGCACTCGTCacggaaggggggggacaCAGCTGAAAGCTTTCAGAACAAATCTGGGGTCTGTTTTCTTTTCGAAAGGGTTGTAGAAACTTGGGCATTGAAGGAGACTGACTAGCCGGCGGGGaaggaaggtagagaaaggaGGGTGTTTGCCATGTAAGTGTTGACCGGGGTATCGCCAGGATTCGCGCCGTTTTTTTGCAGtggggccggcgccggcgggaaTGCTGATGACGGTCTTGGCACTGATCGAAGACTAGCATGCGCCGATCTTGTGCGCTATCTCTCTGTGTGTTTTGAGCCCTATTGCCAACTCCGGGTTCCGGATGGACGCATGGAAGTGCCAAGGGCGGAGATGGGTCGTCAAATCGGGACATACCGAGCGCCAAGTTTGATGCCCTGGACAGACGTTCTCTTCTTGGTCGTCACATGCCACGGCCGTGACGCCTGTGTTTTTGTTTCCTGGAAATAAACACTTCCAATGAATGAGGGACTCTTCTTAGAGCAATCAAGAAGGGTTGCCGGGACGAGGGAAACATGGGATCTGGGCTAGTGGTCCGCGCTGGCTCGCTGCGGCAATAGCCTAGAATGCGTGTGCTGTATACGGTAAAGGGACCCTGGCTTATATCAGGATGGGAATCCGGAGCATAGACATCCCTGAAAGTAAAGATTCTGGCGCCCGGACTCGGCCTTGCTGATCGATGATTAGCAACCGATGCTCTGGCTGACTTGATGAATCGTGATCCAACGTATcatccatgccatggggTGCTGGTTCCATCTGTTGCTAAGCGTgcagagaagaaaagaagaagccaaTACACGAAGTCGAACCAAATTCTGGGGAGTTCGATACATGCTTGGACCGCCGATCCTAACGTTACCCGGAAGCGCGACGGCCAGCTGGAGGCGCTGCAGGCCGAAGACAGAGGCCGGGACTGCCCTTGGTTTTTGGTCACTATCTCCGAGTTTCTCTGTGTGTTGTCGTTCCAGTTTACGATAAGCAGTGATGGCTGAAAGAGCATAATACGACGTAGCCACACGATGACAACACCAAATACTGCGTGGGGTCAGGTTCTGATGCGACTTAACAGATTGCACAGGGGAAGGGGCTTTCTCGGCCGTAGACCCGGTGGATCCCATGGAGGGTTTCCCTCGTCCGGCTCCCTGGAAGTGCTCTGTGAGAAGGGTTGAAGAAAATTGAGTTTGCCTATTGAGAGCGTAATGCCTAGTTACTGTGGAAAACGGGACTGGCTATGACCGCAGTAACGCGCTCGAAGTCTTAAGACAGGCAAGGGGTAAATaccagaagacgaggaagcgAGCTGGGTAGTAGATTTGGAGTCGTATTGTATCGAGAGCGTGTCGGCACTATGCAACATGTACCACAACACCCGAGCCCATGAACGGCGCTGCGCGTGGAGTGTCGTAATCTGACCGTCGACGATGCTTCCGACTCGACGCTTCTCAGGAGAGGGCAGAACGCAATCTCTGTATCCAGCATTATGGCGCTGCTCTTCCATGAATCAAAAGGTCTCGTGTCTCGACGAGTTTCCCAGCCAACT belongs to Colletotrichum higginsianum IMI 349063 chromosome 5, whole genome shotgun sequence and includes:
- a CDS encoding GATA zinc finger, whose protein sequence is MAASTVSPIATRSPFTSMNPTTTEHDFRFPRRPDDHYGGTSHSQAHSKASPSDLPAGLRDLRLDLSAALYPDAHDELLKNSDFPPFQKATMDSYKSPEELQREDPLATQVWKFFSKTKHMLPNQQRMENLTWRMMAFNLRRKQQEEEKARLARSAPAPAPPPAATPAATFSANPPSGIAQLRKSSEQNVNHSDPMNLDDFIFSDNLATPVTNPSPLPHKLEERSQHQVHSSFSSAIPIKSRKDPALQQQFVPQSVPFPPHHQRTHDEFNYVTRHHRKTSIDERRTRKRPADFSPHVPAVNSTTTTTNDLDTDSELHEYSLDNANGSNMSQNSHQAGVPFPLDTYNIENDPIITSAGPFQQNFSFSPSSSPMISHGPFSTAYNASSVQSSSLNPSDFYSPPGSAYHSTVSTPHPMPDNDGFYFGSMDVRSQRQQSFRQGPQSIGNQMNGQFMYNTQNGNPMFPASAPAAESVSAFSAAPSPFGHIDPTQVFQPDHPVRSPGMSMPNEGMFTFGADSDEEDGGAFADRNLVMSQDFSPGPMDDSNSLGWDPTLPGQYSTQAARYPGGPPRKQVTIGGTTTDYVETNDWEGGSLPRSQSFRQGSDRRGGKVPRTASTPAGHLGRNGNPFDRMAQSTPNSPPENNGTVSGYSSVAPSRPSSPPGSKQGSTTNLQAAAGSQGEGNAPTTCTNCFTQTTPLWRRNPEGQPLCNACGLFLKLHGVVRPLSLKTDVIKKRNRGSGASLPVGGTSTRSKKSATAHASGPGSRKNSTLAISTPANHVTTPPAATRASSANEGESPASGAASGGNTAGSTPTSYGTGSSTGAAAGGKGVVPIAAAPPKNTPGPGAAALARNVGTSSSSSSSKRQRRHSKSAGSEGVANMDVDSPETSMGSPNEAAKSLGSATGLASMPTAGSLGLANGFGMTQRPMMGTGMMGMPSGQNGQMMNPGGPTSGPQEWEWLTMSL